A genomic stretch from bacterium includes:
- a CDS encoding 1,4-dihydroxy-6-naphthoate synthase codes for MTTLTVGYSTCPNDTFIFDAMIHGKIDTEDLRFEPELADVENLNMRAFKQELDISKLSYHAYLFLRDQYALLNSGSALGRNCGPLLISKKVVNIKNLTPAHIGIPGKYTTANLLLQLYLRKKIDAKIFLFSDIETALINGEIEAGVIIHENRFTYEAKGLKRIQDLGEFWESQTKLPIPLGGIVVKKQFSVDLQQKIDRILKRSVQFAFDNPESSREYVRKHAQEMSDDVMLSHIALYVNNYTLDLGKTGHTAVERLLTVSSDIL; via the coding sequence ATGACCACACTTACGGTCGGTTATTCTACTTGTCCCAACGACACATTCATTTTCGATGCCATGATTCATGGAAAAATCGATACCGAAGACCTTCGATTTGAACCGGAACTCGCGGATGTAGAAAATTTGAATATGCGCGCCTTTAAGCAAGAATTGGACATCAGCAAACTCAGCTACCACGCGTACCTGTTTCTGCGAGACCAGTATGCGCTGTTAAATTCCGGAAGCGCGCTAGGCCGTAATTGCGGGCCCTTGCTGATTAGCAAGAAGGTTGTAAATATAAAGAATTTGACACCGGCGCACATCGGAATTCCGGGTAAATATACAACGGCCAATCTGCTTCTCCAGCTTTATTTGAGAAAGAAAATCGATGCTAAAATATTTTTGTTTTCTGATATAGAAACGGCTTTGATTAATGGAGAAATTGAGGCCGGCGTAATTATCCATGAAAACCGTTTTACTTATGAAGCGAAGGGACTAAAAAGAATTCAAGACCTGGGCGAATTTTGGGAATCTCAAACTAAACTGCCCATTCCTTTGGGCGGAATTGTTGTCAAAAAACAGTTCAGTGTTGATTTACAGCAAAAGATTGACAGAATATTGAAGCGAAGCGTTCAATTCGCTTTTGACAATCCGGAATCCAGTCGTGAATACGTCAGAAAACATGCACAGGAAATGAGCGACGACGTCATGTTGAGTCACATTGCACTTTATGTGAATAATTATACGTTGGATTTGGGTAAAACCGGACACACCGCCGTTGAGCGATTGTTGACGGTATCCTCGGACATCTTATAG